From the genome of Candidatus Hadarchaeales archaeon, one region includes:
- a CDS encoding AAA family ATPase, with product MNIFLLGRPGSGKTTIFKMLREELASSGVDAEIVKINDFPILLKIFEEDKEFKRHKPTPGGFKVTDESVWDDMAKELAKTVEKLQEPGRLVFVEFARKSYERALKNFDKKILEKSLAIYVKVPFDICLKRNLKRSGMETEIHLVPEEEMRKTYEEDDHDKISEFLPLIIVENVGDFEDLKKKTKEIVQKILEYWRKHETH from the coding sequence ATGAATATCTTTCTCTTAGGTCGACCTGGGAGCGGGAAAACGACGATCTTCAAGATGCTTAGGGAAGAGTTGGCCTCTTCAGGAGTTGACGCAGAAATTGTAAAAATAAACGACTTTCCGATTCTTTTGAAAATCTTCGAGGAGGACAAAGAGTTCAAAAGACACAAGCCTACTCCTGGAGGCTTTAAGGTTACAGATGAAAGCGTTTGGGATGACATGGCAAAAGAGCTCGCGAAGACCGTGGAAAAACTCCAGGAGCCCGGAAGACTTGTCTTTGTTGAGTTTGCGAGAAAGAGTTATGAAAGAGCCTTAAAAAACTTTGACAAAAAGATTCTGGAAAAAAGTTTGGCAATTTATGTTAAGGTGCCTTTCGATATCTGTCTGAAAAGAAATCTCAAAAGAAGTGGAATGGAAACCGAAATTCATCTCGTTCCAGAGGAAGAAATGAGAAAAACATACGAAGAAGACGACCATGACAAAATCTCCGAGTTTCTTCCGCTGATCATTGTCGAAAACGTGGGGGATTTTGAGGATTTAAAAAAGAAAACAAAAGAAATCGTGCAAAAAATTTTGGAGTACTGGAGGAAGCATGAAACACATTAG
- a CDS encoding radical SAM protein — translation MSHEVIITSDRSLMSEYGYSIFVGFAACAPKLISDFLYKLFLSPPVGNHNGIAEAAPCGTRKMEAALLEAGIDVVVAHPDHLDNVIDKNTKVVGITTNDPRGLGPASTTFSSLTRKRTFSAIFFEKTVKKIREVAKRRGNTSLKIIAGGPGAWQLADEKILESYGIDCVLVGEGEITGVEIFKKALKGEPLPKIVYGETVPVEKIPSIKHRTISGLVEIARGCGRGCKFCVPNLRIFRCRPIEKIMEEVEVNLREGAHEILLHAEDVLRYGAQGPIPDESKVLELFGKVLEKTSKISISHFAFASVVSKPDLIPKLTQLLDSKTDAKFYSGQVGIETGSPRLMEKHMFGKVLPFKPEQWPEIVIEAHKILADHRWVPCSTLISGLPGETAEDIRKTIELVQNLREYRSLIVPLFFVPLGGLEGGKFFSKEDMLPEHWMLMAECIKHDFKWVDDLAKDYLSDPFQRFFVRQIVFRIFRRVLKKPIKLMEEGIDPTTAG, via the coding sequence ATGTCACATGAAGTGATCATCACCTCAGACAGATCTCTCATGTCGGAGTATGGATACTCGATCTTTGTAGGATTTGCAGCTTGTGCTCCAAAGCTCATTTCAGACTTTCTCTATAAGTTGTTTCTTAGTCCACCAGTTGGAAATCATAACGGAATAGCGGAAGCGGCGCCCTGCGGCACTAGAAAGATGGAAGCGGCTCTGCTAGAGGCTGGCATAGATGTTGTTGTGGCTCATCCGGACCATCTGGACAATGTGATAGACAAAAACACGAAGGTCGTAGGAATCACCACCAATGATCCACGCGGTTTAGGTCCAGCTTCCACTACTTTCAGCAGTCTTACGAGGAAAAGGACGTTTTCTGCGATCTTTTTCGAGAAAACAGTGAAAAAAATCAGAGAAGTGGCAAAACGCAGAGGTAATACTTCGCTCAAGATAATCGCTGGGGGTCCGGGCGCTTGGCAGTTGGCAGATGAGAAAATTTTAGAAAGTTATGGAATAGATTGTGTGCTTGTCGGAGAAGGAGAAATAACGGGTGTGGAAATTTTCAAGAAGGCTCTTAAGGGAGAACCTTTGCCGAAAATTGTTTACGGCGAAACAGTCCCTGTAGAGAAAATCCCTTCCATAAAACATAGAACAATAAGCGGTTTGGTTGAAATTGCAAGAGGCTGTGGTAGAGGCTGCAAATTCTGTGTTCCTAATCTCAGAATTTTCAGGTGTCGACCCATCGAGAAGATAATGGAAGAGGTAGAGGTGAACCTGCGTGAAGGAGCACACGAGATACTCCTACATGCAGAGGATGTTCTTAGATATGGGGCTCAAGGACCAATACCAGACGAAAGCAAGGTTCTAGAACTTTTCGGCAAAGTATTAGAAAAAACTTCAAAGATATCCATATCCCATTTTGCATTTGCTTCGGTTGTCTCCAAGCCAGATTTGATTCCAAAACTCACACAACTTCTGGACTCGAAAACGGATGCTAAATTCTATTCGGGACAGGTGGGCATTGAGACGGGATCACCTAGGTTAATGGAGAAGCACATGTTTGGAAAGGTTCTTCCTTTCAAGCCTGAACAGTGGCCAGAGATCGTCATTGAAGCGCACAAAATTTTGGCCGACCACCGATGGGTACCATGTTCGACCTTGATTTCAGGTTTACCAGGAGAAACCGCAGAAGACATACGCAAAACGATCGAGCTTGTCCAGAATCTAAGAGAATACCGGTCGCTTATAGTTCCACTTTTTTTCGTACCTCTAGGTGGACTGGAAGGAGGAAAGTTTTTCTCAAAAGAAGACATGCTACCTGAGCATTGGATGCTGATGGCCGAATGCATAAAACACGATTTCAAGTGGGTTGATGATCTTGCGAAAGATTATCTTTCAGATCCTTTCCAAAGATTTTTTGTTCGACAGATAGTTTTTAGGATATTCCGCAGGGTCTTAAAAAAGCCGATCAAGTTGATGGAGGAAGGGATAGATCCCACCACCGCTGGTTAA
- the pdxS gene encoding pyridoxal 5'-phosphate synthase lyase subunit PdxS: MEIIIGSERLKRGFAKMQKGGVIMDVTNVEQAIIAEEAGAVAVMALQAVPADIRAAGGVARMADPALIKEIMDAVSIPVMAKCRIGHFAEAQVLEALGVDMIDESEVLTPADEEFHIDKRKFKVPFVCGARDLGEALRRINEGAAMIRTKGEAGTGNIVEAVRHIRLTKRQIAELSGLDGVELSAKARQYGVPVELVEQTAKLQRLPVVWFCAGGIATPADAALVMQLGVDGIFVGSGIFKSSDPPRMARAIVEAARYYDNPEKVLEACMNLPMPMRGIDIRMLEEKEKLQVRGV, translated from the coding sequence ATGGAAATAATCATCGGTTCTGAGCGGTTGAAGAGAGGCTTTGCCAAAATGCAAAAAGGCGGGGTCATAATGGACGTTACGAACGTTGAGCAAGCGATTATAGCAGAGGAAGCGGGAGCTGTTGCAGTCATGGCTCTCCAGGCAGTTCCGGCCGACATAAGAGCAGCTGGCGGTGTGGCAAGGATGGCGGATCCTGCTCTGATCAAAGAGATAATGGATGCTGTCTCGATTCCAGTAATGGCGAAGTGTAGAATAGGACACTTCGCAGAAGCTCAAGTTCTAGAAGCCTTAGGAGTCGACATGATTGACGAGTCTGAAGTGCTAACCCCAGCGGATGAGGAATTTCACATTGACAAAAGAAAATTCAAGGTCCCGTTTGTGTGTGGAGCGAGAGATTTGGGAGAAGCACTCAGAAGAATTAACGAAGGTGCAGCCATGATAAGAACAAAGGGGGAAGCTGGAACCGGAAACATAGTGGAGGCGGTCCGGCATATAAGGTTGACAAAAAGACAAATAGCAGAACTTTCAGGATTAGATGGAGTAGAACTATCTGCAAAGGCCAGGCAATATGGAGTGCCGGTTGAACTTGTCGAGCAAACAGCGAAACTTCAGAGATTGCCGGTTGTATGGTTCTGCGCTGGTGGAATCGCCACGCCAGCCGATGCCGCCCTTGTTATGCAGCTTGGTGTGGATGGGATATTTGTGGGCTCTGGGATATTCAAGTCCAGCGATCCACCGAGAATGGCAAGGGCAATAGTGGAGGCAGCGAGGTATTACGACAATCCGGAGAAAGTCTTGGAGGCATGTATGAATTTGCCAATGCCAATGAGGGGTATAGATATAAGAATGCTCGAGGAAAAGGAAAAACTTCAAGTCAGAGGAGTTTAG
- the tmk gene encoding dTMP kinase, whose product MRGLFIVLEGIDGCGKSTQARMLAEWLRSEGYEVILTDEPTDGPIGRFIRKILNGEIRTSISAEVNLFAADRMWHLGNVILPALGDGKIVISERYVCSSIVYQTTRGASLKEILAANKFAPEPDLSILIDTPPEVSMRRMNKKLDEFEKDLKLQKSVRLRYLQLAKNGKLKLVNGTLSADEVQNEIRKLVQPMLRCLSA is encoded by the coding sequence CTGAGAGGACTGTTCATTGTATTGGAGGGTATAGACGGGTGTGGAAAAAGTACACAAGCAAGAATGCTTGCAGAATGGTTAAGATCTGAAGGATATGAAGTTATCCTCACCGATGAACCTACTGACGGACCAATAGGTAGATTTATAAGAAAAATTCTAAACGGAGAAATCAGGACTTCGATTTCTGCTGAGGTGAACCTATTTGCTGCCGACAGAATGTGGCATCTGGGAAACGTTATACTTCCTGCTCTCGGAGATGGAAAGATTGTTATAAGCGAGAGATATGTCTGCTCATCAATCGTTTATCAGACAACTCGTGGAGCAAGCTTAAAGGAAATTCTGGCCGCAAATAAATTTGCACCAGAACCAGATCTCTCAATATTGATAGACACGCCACCCGAAGTCTCGATGAGAAGAATGAACAAGAAACTCGATGAGTTTGAGAAGGATTTAAAGCTGCAGAAAAGTGTTCGTCTTCGCTATCTTCAGCTGGCGAAAAATGGAAAGTTAAAACTCGTGAATGGGACCCTATCGGCCGATGAGGTTCAAAATGAAATAAGAAAACTTGTTCAACCTATGCTCAGATGTTTATCTGCGTAA
- a CDS encoding UbiX family flavin prenyltransferase → MRILVAITGASGVIYGKRFLEVCKELDIKTELIVSDTARKILSYEIGESKENLEKLATKCYDYNDLTSPPASGSYKIDAMVIIPCSMGKLAKIANGIADDLIARAADVCLKQRRPLVLVIRETPLNLVHLENMLKICKAGGIILPANPAFYHKPKDITSLVDFVIGKVLDVLNISHDLYKRWTGIP, encoded by the coding sequence GTGAGAATACTAGTCGCAATTACCGGGGCAAGTGGCGTAATTTACGGAAAACGATTTTTGGAAGTATGTAAAGAGCTTGATATAAAAACTGAGCTCATCGTGTCCGACACTGCTAGAAAAATACTCTCATACGAAATAGGAGAAAGCAAAGAAAATCTTGAGAAGCTAGCCACAAAATGTTACGATTATAACGACCTCACATCGCCGCCAGCAAGCGGTTCATACAAAATTGATGCAATGGTGATAATACCCTGCAGTATGGGTAAATTGGCGAAAATAGCCAACGGCATAGCAGACGATCTGATTGCTAGAGCGGCTGATGTCTGCCTGAAACAGAGACGTCCACTGGTACTTGTCATCAGAGAAACGCCATTAAATCTTGTCCATCTGGAAAACATGTTAAAGATCTGCAAAGCTGGTGGAATCATTTTGCCGGCTAATCCAGCCTTTTACCATAAACCAAAGGATATTACGTCGCTCGTGGATTTTGTGATCGGAAAGGTTCTGGATGTCCTAAACATCTCACATGATCTTTACAAACGCTGGACCGGAATTCCTTAA
- a CDS encoding HD domain-containing protein, producing the protein MRFVKFIRDPVHGYIPVTEAELKVLDTLPVQRLRGIKQLSIASIVYPGADHSRFSHALGSMHIAGQIVRALREHVEISEDEEQLVRIAALLHDVGHGPFSHSFEEVMVEKKNLTHEDMGRRVVTESELADTISSLGFTPQEVCELSFGKTGGRKGYLKQVIASQVDADKLDFLTRDSYYTGVEYGRVDVSRLIQAMGVVNGNIAIDLKALYALEAFMIARYEMFLAVYYHHAVRAAEIMLHKAMIHADEFLGLTDFKTIDDFLRMDDAYLISKLRELSASSENRDILIVREMLERLDRRQLLKAVYQRSIHLRDAYLASLLSDKSLREEKEKEIAAASGIDPESVFVDVPTLDSIPYYPREIDPMEIPVFRITSDGTKEIVPVSHYSQLLNILKGYVDIIRVYTFPEYRDVVEKAAEKVFGSMPFFTQINI; encoded by the coding sequence ATGAGATTTGTCAAATTCATCCGAGATCCGGTGCACGGTTATATCCCCGTTACCGAAGCGGAACTGAAAGTTCTTGATACGTTGCCTGTTCAGCGCCTCAGGGGAATAAAACAACTTTCAATAGCATCGATAGTGTACCCAGGCGCAGATCATTCAAGATTTTCTCATGCTCTTGGGAGCATGCATATTGCTGGCCAAATCGTCAGAGCTTTGCGTGAACATGTCGAGATTTCCGAAGATGAAGAACAGCTGGTGCGAATAGCGGCCCTGCTTCATGATGTCGGGCATGGTCCTTTTTCACACTCCTTTGAAGAAGTGATGGTTGAGAAAAAAAATCTAACTCACGAGGACATGGGGAGAAGAGTAGTCACGGAAAGTGAGTTGGCCGATACTATAAGTTCTTTGGGGTTTACACCGCAGGAGGTCTGTGAACTTTCTTTTGGAAAAACCGGCGGAAGAAAGGGATATCTCAAACAAGTGATCGCTAGTCAAGTTGATGCGGACAAGTTGGATTTTTTAACCAGAGATTCATACTACACGGGAGTCGAATATGGGCGTGTCGATGTCAGCAGATTAATTCAGGCAATGGGAGTGGTGAATGGAAATATAGCCATAGATTTGAAAGCTCTTTATGCGCTGGAGGCCTTCATGATCGCAAGATATGAGATGTTTTTAGCGGTCTATTATCACCACGCCGTCAGAGCGGCTGAGATCATGCTTCACAAAGCGATGATACATGCAGATGAGTTTCTTGGTTTAACGGATTTTAAAACAATCGATGATTTTTTGCGGATGGACGATGCGTACCTTATTTCAAAGTTGCGGGAACTTTCAGCTTCAAGCGAGAACCGAGATATTTTGATTGTTCGCGAAATGCTTGAAAGGCTCGATAGAAGACAACTTCTGAAGGCAGTTTATCAGCGAAGCATTCATCTACGTGATGCATATTTGGCGAGTCTGCTGAGCGACAAGTCCCTGCGCGAGGAGAAGGAGAAAGAAATAGCAGCCGCTTCTGGAATAGATCCGGAGAGTGTGTTTGTGGATGTTCCCACTCTCGATTCTATTCCCTATTATCCGCGTGAGATAGACCCCATGGAGATCCCAGTTTTTCGTATTACCTCTGATGGAACAAAAGAGATTGTTCCAGTTTCTCATTACTCGCAGCTGCTGAATATTTTGAAAGGATACGTAGATATAATCCGGGTTTACACTTTCCCAGAATACAGAGATGTGGTGGAGAAAGCGGCAGAGAAAGTTTTCGGTTCGATGCCATTCTTTACGCAGATAAACATCTGA
- a CDS encoding site-2 protease family protein, translating into MKELPSTRFECKKCGHVDYRMSLAELGKESSEKCPKCGSPLVAASRETPDWISKILNEVNKFSEIEDFIAKENWIEIEVCSLPGKNTFLKFQRRMKQKGYLSGLRKVNSTIKIYLMKIPEFQKRLAPSIILLIVTIISTFSVGYLWTKTIHGGLFFSFAVMSLLGAHELGHLLAARENKIRTSPPYFIPFPSILGTMGAIVEMREPPPSRDAMVEIGSNGPIMGFFMSLVFLTAGLILSSPASENSAPYLAPLIFDAIRRLLGLPVNLNLHPFAFAGLVMLVITFLNLMPLGQLDGGHIARAVLGLERHFYLTRFLSLALFFSGLFYPELPFWLWGLVAFLLFSRGHPGALDDIHPLSRRAKLKAAACLAIFILCFPIPRG; encoded by the coding sequence ATGAAAGAGCTACCTTCAACACGCTTTGAATGCAAGAAATGCGGCCATGTCGACTATCGAATGTCCCTGGCGGAGCTTGGAAAGGAAAGTTCCGAGAAATGTCCTAAGTGTGGCTCGCCTCTCGTGGCGGCTAGCAGAGAAACACCTGACTGGATTTCGAAGATTCTAAATGAAGTTAATAAGTTTTCTGAAATCGAGGATTTCATTGCAAAAGAAAACTGGATAGAAATCGAAGTATGCTCACTTCCAGGCAAGAACACTTTTCTGAAATTTCAAAGAAGAATGAAGCAGAAGGGATACCTTTCTGGGTTACGGAAAGTTAACAGTACTATAAAAATATACCTAATGAAAATTCCCGAGTTTCAAAAAAGATTGGCTCCAAGCATTATCCTGCTGATAGTCACTATAATCTCTACTTTTTCTGTGGGCTATCTCTGGACGAAAACTATCCATGGTGGACTCTTTTTCTCTTTCGCGGTGATGTCTCTTCTGGGAGCACATGAATTGGGACATCTGTTGGCCGCACGAGAGAACAAAATCCGAACCAGTCCACCGTACTTCATACCTTTCCCAAGCATATTAGGAACAATGGGTGCTATAGTAGAAATGAGAGAACCACCGCCGTCTCGAGATGCCATGGTAGAGATTGGATCAAACGGTCCAATAATGGGCTTCTTCATGTCACTTGTTTTTCTGACAGCTGGACTCATACTCTCCTCACCTGCTTCTGAAAATAGCGCACCATATCTCGCTCCCCTTATCTTCGATGCAATCCGACGCCTATTGGGACTTCCAGTCAACCTAAATCTTCATCCCTTCGCATTTGCTGGTTTGGTAATGTTAGTGATAACCTTCCTTAATCTCATGCCTTTGGGCCAACTAGACGGAGGTCACATTGCCAGAGCGGTTCTAGGTCTTGAAAGGCATTTCTATTTAACTAGGTTTCTGAGCCTCGCGCTTTTCTTCTCAGGTTTGTTTTATCCGGAGCTCCCATTCTGGTTATGGGGACTTGTGGCATTTCTCTTGTTTTCACGAGGACATCCCGGTGCTCTCGACGACATCCATCCTCTGTCTCGCCGAGCGAAGCTCAAGGCCGCCGCATGTTTAGCTATTTTTATCCTATGCTTCCCAATCCCAAGAGGGTGA
- a CDS encoding MBL fold metallo-hydrolase, with protein sequence MKHISFRPIWFDSLGVKSSCVLVWTKDVRILIDPGAAIMQPSFPANLVKKLYWLAKAKLSIRKSAKSANVVVISHYHYDHFVDFDKQLYEHKIVFAKNPNEFINESQRKRAETFFQHYCRSIGKQKLKTIEIEEKEEYEDAIKELSRNLSKETFEKGLKWFKNLSEKWKTWERIPELSFKNGSLKFPEGKTFTFGRTKLQMSEPFFHGVEFSKIGWIFSTIVKHGKEKLIHSSDLNGPVIENYAEWIIDQNPNILILDGPSTYMLGYLVAKSNLKRAVKNAERILEEASNLEILIYDHHLLREPKFKEKTAEVWKTGERKGVKVLTAAEFLGRKPVVLG encoded by the coding sequence ATGAAACACATTAGTTTTAGACCTATATGGTTTGATAGCTTGGGTGTAAAATCTTCATGTGTTTTAGTTTGGACAAAAGATGTGCGAATCCTAATTGATCCTGGAGCAGCCATTATGCAACCATCGTTTCCAGCCAATCTCGTAAAAAAGCTTTACTGGCTGGCTAAGGCAAAACTTTCGATTCGGAAATCTGCAAAGTCCGCGAATGTCGTGGTTATTTCTCACTATCACTATGATCACTTTGTGGATTTTGATAAACAACTTTATGAACACAAAATTGTTTTTGCAAAAAATCCAAACGAATTCATAAATGAGTCTCAAAGAAAAAGGGCAGAAACTTTCTTTCAGCATTATTGCCGGAGCATAGGAAAGCAAAAGCTGAAAACCATCGAGATTGAAGAGAAGGAGGAATATGAAGACGCTATAAAGGAGCTTTCTCGCAATTTAAGCAAAGAAACCTTCGAAAAGGGACTCAAATGGTTTAAAAATTTATCGGAAAAGTGGAAAACTTGGGAAAGAATCCCAGAACTTTCTTTTAAAAATGGAAGCTTGAAATTTCCTGAAGGGAAAACTTTTACATTCGGTAGAACCAAGTTGCAAATGTCCGAACCTTTTTTCCATGGTGTCGAATTCTCTAAGATAGGTTGGATTTTCTCTACGATCGTAAAACATGGTAAAGAAAAACTAATTCATTCTTCTGACTTAAATGGGCCCGTTATCGAGAATTATGCAGAATGGATAATTGATCAAAACCCGAATATATTGATTCTTGATGGACCATCCACCTACATGCTCGGATACTTGGTGGCAAAATCCAACCTAAAAAGAGCCGTGAAAAACGCGGAAAGGATACTGGAAGAGGCAAGCAATCTTGAAATCTTGATATACGATCACCACTTGCTGAGAGAACCGAAATTTAAAGAAAAAACGGCAGAAGTTTGGAAAACCGGAGAACGAAAAGGTGTGAAAGTTTTAACCGCAGCGGAGTTTTTAGGAAGGAAACCAGTCGTTTTAGGTTAG
- a CDS encoding MMPL family transporter produces the protein MITKRGAVIILVMVSLVSALMVIGARQLKTTVEFEEFLPKDYPSIKALDEIKGRFPQSSTIFFVVSGENLATPEGVKILRTLENSLLSDPNLGMLILRVQSFADYIVSLDRPIPPEPVLKDLIDNILSNDNLRKEIIGRSLSEDYRSALVTVSIYPVNTRERGKIIQLFQRCVENLKTENFGISMTGDIVMYSDMNKLMNRDNRILIPVAGIFVLFVLLVALRKLSDVLISISLVGIASLWTIGLMGFLGISFTTLHVALIPLLLGLGVDYAIYFMKRYHEEREKSNAVEASNITVKTTGKAILVAAVTTIIGFASFGVSWLVPIRNLGYFAALGIGCAFGLALSFVPAVVILRDAGKKHEKKIEVKRKFGRRLAKICLTTAHKWKLVLIIVMLISIPSALSALSLKTSMSFETFLPSDIESVRTFEMIENNFGGQTAIWVIARGQTTTSESLQEMLIFENAVLSDPKNTGLITHSWSIANLLLIMSGGTLPNDDALIVQMLKSIDRTKKIPVLSEDNVALIYFFVNTRSEDEMRKATEIVRKHVENYQGNLNLRINGAPAVTGFPVILSDIMGSLWGSMMRSTLLTIILCFITLVVLFRSPLLGIGAMLPLLLALSWEFGTMRLAGWSLDVLTIGISALVIGLGIDYAVHITHRYLEERSRNPDKALVESLPKILPPVLMGFATTAGVFAILSLSRMPAMARFGLLTALVVTYALLVAFFVLPAFLIGYNNWRKAFLRKNRSES, from the coding sequence ATGATCACAAAAAGAGGCGCAGTCATCATCCTAGTGATGGTCTCGCTTGTATCAGCTTTGATGGTTATCGGAGCCAGACAACTTAAAACCACTGTAGAATTCGAAGAATTTCTTCCGAAGGATTATCCATCCATCAAGGCTTTGGATGAAATAAAGGGGAGATTTCCCCAGAGCTCAACAATTTTTTTCGTTGTAAGTGGAGAAAATTTGGCCACACCAGAGGGTGTAAAAATTCTGAGAACTCTTGAGAATTCTTTACTCTCGGACCCCAACTTAGGGATGTTAATCTTGCGTGTACAGAGCTTTGCAGACTATATTGTATCTCTGGATCGCCCAATTCCTCCAGAACCCGTTCTGAAAGATTTGATCGATAACATTCTCTCCAATGATAATCTTAGAAAAGAAATAATTGGCAGAAGTCTTAGCGAAGATTACCGCTCAGCATTGGTTACAGTGAGCATCTATCCGGTAAACACGCGAGAAAGAGGAAAAATCATTCAGCTGTTCCAGAGATGTGTGGAAAACTTGAAAACAGAAAACTTTGGAATAAGCATGACCGGAGATATTGTCATGTATTCTGACATGAACAAACTTATGAATAGAGATAACAGAATTCTGATACCGGTGGCTGGCATTTTTGTACTTTTCGTGCTCCTCGTCGCCTTGCGCAAATTATCTGACGTTTTGATCTCAATCTCCCTTGTTGGGATAGCTAGCCTTTGGACAATTGGTCTAATGGGTTTTTTAGGAATATCATTTACAACTCTGCATGTTGCTTTAATACCGCTCCTTCTCGGTCTGGGTGTAGATTATGCAATTTATTTCATGAAAAGATACCATGAGGAGAGAGAAAAGAGCAATGCCGTAGAGGCCTCTAATATAACCGTAAAGACCACCGGAAAAGCCATATTGGTCGCCGCTGTCACCACGATTATAGGATTCGCTTCATTTGGTGTTTCCTGGTTAGTCCCGATCCGAAATCTGGGATATTTTGCTGCTTTGGGAATAGGTTGTGCTTTTGGATTAGCGTTATCATTCGTTCCCGCGGTAGTAATTCTCCGCGATGCTGGGAAAAAACATGAAAAGAAAATTGAGGTGAAGAGAAAGTTTGGTCGGAGACTCGCAAAGATTTGTTTGACCACGGCGCATAAATGGAAGTTGGTTCTAATTATCGTCATGTTGATTTCTATCCCATCTGCTCTTTCGGCACTAAGTCTGAAAACCTCCATGTCTTTTGAAACTTTCCTACCTTCCGACATCGAGTCGGTCAGAACTTTCGAAATGATTGAGAACAACTTTGGTGGGCAGACAGCCATCTGGGTAATCGCAAGAGGACAAACCACTACAAGCGAAAGTTTGCAAGAAATGCTTATTTTTGAAAACGCCGTTTTATCTGATCCAAAAAACACTGGATTGATAACTCACAGCTGGAGCATTGCTAATCTTCTGCTAATTATGAGTGGCGGCACATTACCCAATGATGACGCACTAATCGTACAAATGCTGAAATCAATCGATCGAACTAAAAAGATCCCAGTACTCAGTGAAGACAATGTTGCCCTCATCTACTTTTTCGTTAACACAAGAAGCGAAGATGAAATGAGAAAAGCAACCGAGATAGTCAGAAAACATGTTGAAAACTATCAAGGAAATTTGAATTTGCGAATAAACGGAGCCCCCGCCGTAACCGGTTTCCCAGTTATTCTCAGCGACATAATGGGGAGTCTTTGGGGAAGTATGATGAGATCCACTCTGTTAACGATCATCCTCTGTTTCATTACACTTGTAGTTCTTTTCAGATCTCCTTTGCTTGGTATTGGAGCTATGCTACCCTTGCTCCTGGCTCTCTCCTGGGAATTCGGAACGATGAGACTGGCTGGATGGTCTCTAGACGTTTTGACGATCGGAATTTCTGCTCTTGTAATTGGTCTCGGAATAGATTATGCTGTTCACATAACACATAGATATCTGGAAGAAAGAAGCCGAAATCCGGATAAAGCCCTAGTCGAAAGTTTACCGAAGATTCTACCCCCTGTTCTTATGGGATTTGCAACAACGGCTGGAGTCTTCGCCATACTCTCCTTGTCTAGAATGCCCGCTATGGCAAGATTTGGATTGCTAACTGCTCTAGTGGTGACTTACGCGCTGCTGGTAGCATTCTTCGTTCTACCAGCTTTTCTAATTGGATATAACAATTGGAGAAAAGCATTTTTGAGAAAAAACCGATCTGAGAGTTGA